The window CACAATGTTCCCATTGTCACCAAAGAGGTGGCAGAATACCTGAAGTTCATGGTAAAAATGAATAAAAGTAAAAATATCCTAGAGATAGGGACAGCCATAGGTTATTCTGGGACTATAATGGCAAAAGCAGTAGAAGAGTATGATGGGCATCTTACCACCATAGAGATTGATGAGGAGAGGTTTAATCAAGCCAAGGAAAATTTTGCCAAGGCCATAGTAGATAATGTGACTCTCATTCTAGGAGACGGACTAGAAGAGATAAAAAAACTTCAAGGTGAATTTGATTTTATATTCATCGATGCAGCCAAGGGGAAGTATAAGGAGTTTTTTGAGGATTCATACAAACTTTTGTCTAAGGACGGGATTATCTTTATAGACAATATTATGTTTAGGGGCTACCTATATAAAGAGTATCCCAAAAGGTTTAAGACCATAGTGAGAAAACTAAATGAATTTATA is drawn from uncultured Ilyobacter sp. and contains these coding sequences:
- a CDS encoding O-methyltransferase; the encoded protein is MLEELREANGYITSKIKEKDSVILEMEKFAEEHNVPIVTKEVAEYLKFMVKMNKSKNILEIGTAIGYSGTIMAKAVEEYDGHLTTIEIDEERFNQAKENFAKAIVDNVTLILGDGLEEIKKLQGEFDFIFIDAAKGKYKEFFEDSYKLLSKDGIIFIDNIMFRGYLYKEYPKRFKTIVRKLNEFIDYLYENYPGFTLLPFGDGIGLLQGKK